One window from the genome of Candidatus Didemnitutus sp. encodes:
- a CDS encoding putative transporter, whose protein sequence is MDTLTSLLTQDSVARTVMLLAAAGAVGTALGKLKVRGVGLGVAGVLFAGLLLGHLKLAPNHEVLDFVREFGLILFVYTLGLQIGPGFFSSLKERGLALNGFAACIVLGGSLIAATLIFTHTVPLAAGVGLLSGATTNTPSLAAAGEAFKQMAAPPDTTAIQGLAYAVAYPFGILGIIIAMVLVRKVFRVDVAKEVREAEAAIRPNVPPPTGRSLEVRNANLVGRRIEAIPSLRGSRVVVSRFSRGGVVDVARPETELALGDVLHVVGPEEEVDALRVVIGAEAGVDLKSVPGHVANRRLLVTKVAVLGKPIGDLDVLTQHSVVITRVTRNALVFSASPGFKLQFGDILMAVGEERGLDAVAVAVGNSTKALEHPHPIPFFLGIVLGVVVGSIPLVIPGLPAAVKLGLAGGPLLVAIFLSRLANTGSLVWHLPPSANFMLREMGITLFLAAVGMKSGERFVSVLLGGNGLTWLAWGAAVTIVPLLIVAFVARAWKKVNYTELCGLLAGSMTDPPALAFSQQSTGSDAPAVAYATVYPLVMLLRVFTAQLLVFILWRVANGG, encoded by the coding sequence GTGGATACCCTGACCTCACTTCTCACCCAGGATTCGGTAGCGCGGACAGTGATGTTGCTCGCGGCGGCGGGCGCAGTCGGCACGGCCCTGGGAAAACTGAAAGTGCGCGGCGTCGGCCTCGGAGTGGCCGGCGTGCTTTTTGCGGGATTGCTGCTCGGGCACCTGAAGCTCGCGCCGAACCATGAGGTGCTGGATTTCGTCCGCGAGTTCGGCCTGATCCTCTTCGTCTATACGCTCGGTCTGCAGATCGGCCCCGGCTTCTTTTCCTCGCTGAAGGAGCGCGGCCTCGCGCTCAACGGCTTCGCCGCGTGCATCGTGCTCGGCGGCTCGCTCATCGCCGCGACGCTGATCTTCACGCACACCGTGCCCCTCGCCGCCGGCGTCGGCCTGCTCTCCGGTGCGACGACCAACACGCCCTCGCTCGCGGCTGCCGGCGAGGCGTTCAAGCAGATGGCCGCGCCGCCCGACACCACCGCCATCCAAGGTCTCGCCTATGCGGTCGCGTATCCGTTCGGCATCCTCGGCATCATCATCGCCATGGTGCTCGTGCGAAAAGTGTTTCGCGTCGACGTCGCCAAGGAAGTCCGCGAGGCCGAGGCCGCCATCCGCCCCAACGTCCCGCCGCCGACCGGCCGCAGCCTCGAGGTGCGCAACGCGAATCTCGTCGGCCGCCGCATCGAAGCCATCCCGAGCCTGCGCGGCTCTCGCGTCGTCGTCTCCCGTTTCTCCCGCGGCGGCGTGGTGGACGTCGCGCGCCCGGAAACCGAACTCGCACTCGGCGACGTGTTGCACGTCGTCGGCCCCGAGGAGGAAGTCGACGCGCTCCGCGTCGTCATCGGCGCCGAGGCCGGCGTGGATCTGAAATCGGTGCCAGGACACGTCGCGAACCGCCGCCTGCTCGTCACGAAGGTGGCCGTCCTCGGCAAACCCATCGGCGACCTCGACGTGCTGACCCAGCACAGCGTGGTCATCACGCGTGTCACCCGCAACGCGCTGGTTTTTTCCGCCAGCCCCGGTTTCAAGCTCCAGTTCGGCGACATTCTGATGGCGGTCGGCGAAGAGCGCGGGCTCGACGCCGTCGCGGTGGCCGTCGGCAATTCCACCAAGGCACTCGAACACCCGCACCCCATCCCCTTCTTCCTCGGCATCGTGCTCGGCGTGGTCGTGGGTTCGATTCCTCTCGTCATCCCCGGGCTCCCAGCAGCCGTGAAACTCGGCCTCGCCGGCGGCCCGCTGCTCGTCGCCATCTTCCTGTCGCGTCTCGCCAACACCGGCTCGCTCGTCTGGCACCTGCCGCCCAGCGCCAACTTCATGCTGCGCGAGATGGGCATCACCCTGTTCCTCGCGGCGGTCGGCATGAAATCCGGCGAGCGTTTCGTGAGCGTATTGCTCGGCGGCAACGGTCTCACCTGGCTCGCGTGGGGCGCAGCCGTGACCATCGTGCCGCTGCTGATCGTGGCCTTCGTGGCACGCGCATGGAAGAAAGTGAACTACACCGAACTGTGCGGCTTGCTCGCCGGCTCGATGACGGACCCGCCGGCGCTCGCCTTCTCGCAGCAATCCACCGGCAGCGATGCTCCGGCAGTCGCCTACGCGACCGTCTATCCGCTCGTGATGCTGCTGCGCGTTTTCACCGCGCAACTGCTCGTGTTCATCCTCTGGCGCGTGGCGAACGGCGGTTGA
- the dgt gene encoding dNTP triphosphohydrolase, which translates to MPQNKFYNAFDVQEWGGGRKPDYRSPFQIDRDRIIHAHAFRKLQSKTQVFLSGEYDFYRTRLTHSMEVAQIGRSICHFLLSRGAPLKDDFFIDSDLVEASCLAHDMGHPPFGHSGERTLQELMKRRGGFEGNAQTLHLLCETIYQNETGVKGMQPTRALLDGILKYKKLYTEFATPPINHFIYDPQEPIREWVFEGNRIPGSLMRGNALNEFKSVECQIMDWADDAAYSLNDIVDGVRAGFLTIERVERWAAGEEIDAAKQRHMDSLFDAVRADRLENVFSQKIGAFIQACRLKERDNFMAAKTNRYAFELVVDAAAVEESMFFKKMANDVIFESPQLEQLEHKARVILNALFNAIWENYAQRSERVITILPGNVSRLIDAEKTLDGKARRICDYLAGLTDGMIVRTYRRLFDPEFGSFRDLS; encoded by the coding sequence ATGCCGCAAAACAAGTTCTACAACGCCTTCGACGTGCAGGAATGGGGCGGGGGCCGGAAGCCCGACTATCGCAGCCCGTTCCAGATCGACCGCGACCGCATCATCCACGCGCACGCCTTTCGGAAACTGCAGTCGAAGACGCAGGTTTTTCTCAGCGGCGAATACGATTTCTACCGCACGCGCCTCACGCACTCGATGGAGGTCGCGCAGATCGGACGCTCGATCTGCCACTTTCTGCTCAGTCGCGGCGCGCCGCTGAAAGACGACTTTTTCATCGACTCCGACTTGGTCGAGGCGAGCTGTCTCGCGCACGACATGGGCCATCCGCCGTTCGGGCACTCAGGCGAGCGGACGTTGCAGGAGTTGATGAAGCGCCGCGGCGGCTTCGAGGGCAACGCGCAGACGCTGCACCTCCTCTGCGAGACGATTTACCAGAACGAGACCGGCGTGAAGGGCATGCAGCCGACCCGCGCGCTCCTCGACGGCATCCTGAAATACAAGAAGCTCTACACGGAGTTCGCGACGCCGCCGATCAACCACTTCATCTACGATCCGCAGGAGCCGATCCGCGAATGGGTCTTCGAGGGCAACCGCATCCCGGGCTCGCTCATGCGCGGCAACGCGCTGAACGAGTTCAAAAGCGTCGAGTGCCAGATCATGGACTGGGCCGACGACGCCGCGTATTCGCTCAACGACATCGTCGACGGCGTGCGCGCGGGCTTCCTCACCATCGAGCGCGTCGAGCGCTGGGCGGCCGGCGAGGAGATCGACGCCGCGAAGCAGCGCCACATGGACTCGCTCTTCGACGCGGTCCGCGCGGACCGGCTGGAGAACGTGTTCTCGCAGAAGATCGGCGCGTTCATCCAGGCGTGCCGCCTGAAGGAGCGCGACAATTTCATGGCCGCGAAGACCAACCGCTATGCGTTCGAGCTCGTCGTCGACGCGGCGGCGGTCGAGGAATCGATGTTCTTCAAGAAAATGGCGAACGACGTGATCTTCGAGAGCCCGCAACTCGAGCAGCTCGAGCACAAGGCGCGCGTCATCCTCAATGCGCTGTTCAACGCCATTTGGGAAAACTACGCGCAGCGCAGCGAACGCGTGATCACGATCCTGCCCGGCAACGTCAGCCGCCTGATCGACGCCGAGAAGACGCTCGACGGCAAGGCGCGCCGCATCTGCGACTACCTCGCCGGACTCACCGACGGCATGATCGTGCGCACGTATCGCCGGCTCTTCGATCCGGAGTTCGGATCGTTCCGCGACCTCAGCTGA
- a CDS encoding DNA-3-methyladenine glycosylase 2 family protein, producing MSRRHRLQFDPAEAVEHLRAADAPLADVIGRVGPFALELLPAANLFEALLRSIVYQQLHAKAAATIHQRVLQLLEDHGGPTAAALAHATDEQLRTAGLSRAKLAAARDLAAKCLDGTVPAWAEIPKLSDEQLIERLTTVRGIGPWTVHMLLIFHLGRPDVMPTGDFAIRLAFQKLYRKRRDPKPDTILKHARRWQPYRSVASWYLWRSLELPIDTADEI from the coding sequence ATGAGCCGCCGCCACCGGCTGCAATTCGACCCAGCGGAGGCCGTCGAGCACTTGCGCGCGGCGGACGCGCCGCTCGCCGACGTGATCGGACGCGTCGGCCCGTTCGCCCTCGAACTGCTGCCCGCCGCGAATCTGTTCGAGGCGCTGCTCCGCTCGATCGTCTACCAGCAGCTGCATGCCAAGGCCGCGGCGACGATCCACCAGCGCGTGCTGCAGCTTCTCGAAGATCATGGCGGTCCCACCGCCGCCGCTCTCGCGCACGCCACCGACGAGCAGCTGCGCACCGCCGGACTCTCCCGCGCCAAACTCGCCGCCGCCCGCGACCTCGCCGCCAAATGCCTCGACGGCACCGTGCCCGCGTGGGCCGAAATACCCAAGTTGAGCGACGAGCAACTGATCGAACGCCTGACCACCGTGCGCGGCATCGGACCGTGGACCGTGCACATGCTGCTGATTTTCCACCTCGGACGACCCGACGTGATGCCGACCGGCGACTTCGCCATTCGACTCGCCTTTCAAAAACTCTACCGCAAGCGACGCGACCCGAAACCCGACACGATCCTGAAACACGCGCGCCGCTGGCAGCCGTATCGCAGCGTCGCGAGCTGGTATCTGTGGCGCTCGCTCGAATTGCCGATCGATACCGCGGACGAGATTTAA
- a CDS encoding EF-hand domain-containing protein, with product MGGLPHKIIITGTGRAGTTFLVRLLTELGLDTGFTRENWREHVHAHCSAGMEKDLTAPDAPRVVKDPDLCERLPAILAEGRIVVEHALVPVRDLASASASRVRIGADAPGGIVGTGDARQQPAVLAERFHHLVETLVLHDIPHTFLAFPRFACDAGYCYERLRFLLPGVSAEEFAVVFARVSDPKLIHDFRQSTPSGEVGRPSRAYRWGARLRKWPRRLAVAAALVAVGVAVGARRARPLPLPPVLPTPAALAATENARTDFFAQLHRAFLAADDNADGYISADELAWLAAIDPAFEQELQVIEHGVPMKWDRVYASFDLNRDGRVSEPEFVAMVAGADRRSATGSAGE from the coding sequence ATGGGTGGGCTGCCGCACAAGATCATCATCACGGGGACCGGACGCGCCGGAACCACGTTTTTGGTGCGGCTGCTCACCGAGCTGGGATTGGACACCGGTTTCACGCGCGAGAACTGGCGCGAGCACGTGCATGCGCACTGCTCGGCAGGGATGGAAAAGGATCTGACTGCGCCAGACGCGCCGCGCGTCGTGAAGGACCCGGATTTGTGCGAGCGGTTGCCGGCGATCCTGGCGGAGGGGCGCATCGTGGTGGAGCACGCCCTGGTGCCGGTGCGCGATCTCGCGTCGGCCTCGGCGAGCCGCGTGCGGATTGGGGCCGACGCGCCGGGCGGTATCGTCGGCACGGGCGACGCGCGGCAGCAGCCGGCGGTGCTGGCCGAGCGGTTTCACCATCTGGTCGAAACGCTCGTGCTGCACGACATCCCGCATACGTTCCTGGCGTTTCCCCGCTTCGCGTGCGATGCCGGTTACTGTTACGAGCGCCTGCGGTTTCTGCTGCCGGGTGTCTCGGCCGAGGAATTTGCCGTCGTGTTCGCGCGGGTGTCTGATCCGAAGCTGATCCACGATTTTCGCCAGAGCACGCCGAGCGGCGAGGTGGGACGTCCGTCGCGTGCGTATCGGTGGGGGGCGCGGCTGCGCAAGTGGCCGCGGCGTCTGGCGGTCGCGGCGGCGCTGGTGGCGGTGGGGGTGGCTGTGGGCGCCCGGCGGGCGCGTCCGCTGCCGTTGCCGCCCGTGCTCCCGACACCGGCCGCGCTGGCCGCGACGGAGAATGCGCGCACGGATTTCTTCGCGCAGCTGCATCGGGCGTTTTTGGCGGCCGACGACAATGCTGACGGCTATATTTCCGCTGACGAGCTGGCGTGGCTGGCGGCCATCGATCCTGCATTCGAACAGGAGCTGCAAGTTATCGAACACGGAGTGCCGATGAAGTGGGACCGTGTCTACGCGTCGTTCGACCTCAACCGCGACGGCCGCGTGAGCGAGCCGGAGTTCGTCGCAATGGTGGCCGGTGCCGATCGGCGGAGCGCGACCGGGAGTGCCGGGGAGTAG
- a CDS encoding S9 family peptidase — protein MPRLTLPRLLVVAGVLAFVASLPVLRAAEAPPAKSLIRATDLLKLKQLESPALSPDGKWIVYVVRSIEPKPDAKDDWVYHTNLWLVAADGSGAPRQLTHGSSAAAPAWSPQGDRIAFVRTVDGKPQIHLLPFAGGEAAPLTKIDTGAVAPKWSPDGSRILFTSNLDYAQVRAALEKAGQPAQPKWPVERPGRSANDTQNYAAAKKGPAAKSAPETKSSAATQSETDLSAVALAKADGTLQERREWLARNEADGNPRALARLNFQSESDINPDFSFTHLFVQDAREGAEAHDLTPGYTGYVGAEWMPDGKSIVCTSQTDPDENPDRSFTASLYLVDAAGGGVRDFLKVADHSVLNPQPSPDGQWVAFTINRGRLFGYEQAAVGVVRATGGAHRVLTAKLDRSAGNLKWAPDSKSIYFIAADRGGFPLYNVALDRTEAKTVTASPTFGVRDYDVGAHGCVQVLTTPENPSELYRDTNAKLGYHALTTHNAAWLAERQLSAVTEHTLANDKGQTVQYWTLAPTALESGKKYPLLLEIHGGPSAMWGPGEDSMWLEFQFFAARGYAVVFANPRGSGGYGRDFQASNYRDWGKGPASDVLAAAAEAAKQPFVDPARQVVTGGSYGGYLTAWIIGHDQRFKAAVAQRGVYDLLTFFGEGNAWRLVPLAWGGYPWEPGLREILTEQSPLTYVANIKTPLLIQHGDNDRRTGFVQSEMLLRSLKQLGRDVESVRYPRATHEMSRSGEPKQRLDSLVRYEEFFRRYIGEN, from the coding sequence ATGCCACGTCTGACTTTGCCCCGCTTGCTGGTCGTCGCCGGCGTGCTCGCATTCGTCGCGAGCCTCCCGGTTCTTCGCGCCGCCGAGGCGCCGCCCGCCAAGTCGCTCATCCGCGCGACCGATCTGCTGAAGCTCAAACAACTGGAGTCGCCCGCCCTCTCCCCTGACGGCAAGTGGATCGTCTACGTCGTCCGCTCGATCGAGCCCAAGCCGGACGCGAAGGACGACTGGGTTTACCACACCAATCTCTGGCTCGTCGCCGCCGACGGCTCCGGCGCCCCGCGCCAGCTCACTCACGGCAGCAGTGCCGCCGCGCCCGCCTGGAGCCCGCAAGGCGACCGCATCGCGTTCGTGCGCACGGTCGACGGCAAGCCGCAGATCCACCTGCTGCCCTTTGCCGGCGGCGAAGCAGCACCGCTCACCAAGATCGACACCGGCGCGGTCGCCCCGAAGTGGTCGCCCGACGGCTCGCGCATTCTGTTCACCTCGAATTTGGACTACGCCCAAGTCCGCGCCGCGCTGGAAAAAGCCGGCCAACCCGCCCAACCGAAATGGCCGGTCGAACGCCCCGGACGCAGCGCCAACGACACCCAGAACTACGCCGCCGCCAAGAAGGGTCCCGCCGCGAAATCAGCACCCGAGACGAAATCATCCGCCGCCACCCAATCTGAAACGGACCTGTCCGCCGTAGCCCTCGCGAAGGCGGACGGCACGCTCCAGGAGCGTCGCGAATGGCTCGCCCGCAACGAGGCCGACGGCAACCCGCGCGCGCTCGCCCGCCTGAATTTCCAGAGCGAGTCCGACATCAATCCCGACTTCTCGTTCACGCACCTCTTCGTGCAGGACGCCCGCGAAGGCGCCGAAGCACACGACCTCACGCCGGGCTACACCGGCTACGTCGGCGCCGAGTGGATGCCCGACGGCAAGTCCATCGTCTGCACGTCGCAAACCGATCCCGACGAAAATCCCGACCGCTCGTTCACCGCCAGCCTCTACCTCGTCGACGCTGCGGGTGGCGGCGTGCGCGATTTTCTGAAGGTCGCCGACCACTCCGTCCTCAACCCGCAACCTTCACCCGACGGCCAATGGGTCGCGTTCACGATCAATCGCGGCCGCCTGTTCGGCTACGAGCAAGCCGCCGTCGGCGTCGTGCGCGCCACCGGCGGCGCGCATCGCGTGCTCACGGCCAAGCTCGACCGCAGCGCCGGCAACCTCAAGTGGGCGCCCGACAGCAAGAGTATCTACTTCATCGCGGCGGACCGCGGCGGATTTCCACTCTACAACGTCGCCCTCGACCGCACCGAGGCGAAGACCGTCACCGCATCGCCGACCTTCGGCGTGCGCGACTACGATGTCGGCGCGCACGGCTGCGTTCAGGTTCTCACCACGCCCGAAAATCCGTCCGAACTCTACCGCGACACCAACGCGAAGCTCGGCTACCACGCCCTCACGACCCACAACGCCGCGTGGCTCGCCGAGCGCCAGCTTTCCGCGGTCACGGAGCACACGCTCGCCAACGACAAAGGCCAGACCGTGCAGTATTGGACGCTCGCGCCCACCGCGCTCGAATCCGGCAAGAAATACCCGCTCCTCCTCGAAATCCACGGCGGCCCCTCCGCGATGTGGGGCCCGGGCGAGGACAGCATGTGGCTCGAATTCCAGTTCTTCGCCGCGCGCGGTTACGCCGTGGTGTTCGCCAATCCGCGCGGCTCCGGCGGCTACGGCCGGGATTTTCAGGCGTCGAACTACCGCGACTGGGGCAAAGGGCCGGCGAGCGACGTCCTCGCCGCCGCCGCCGAGGCGGCGAAGCAGCCGTTCGTCGATCCCGCGCGGCAAGTCGTTACTGGCGGTTCCTACGGGGGCTATCTGACCGCGTGGATCATCGGTCACGACCAACGCTTCAAGGCCGCCGTCGCGCAGCGGGGCGTCTACGACCTCCTCACTTTTTTCGGCGAAGGCAACGCCTGGCGCCTCGTCCCGCTCGCGTGGGGCGGTTATCCGTGGGAGCCGGGCCTGCGCGAAATTCTCACCGAGCAATCGCCGCTCACCTACGTCGCGAACATCAAGACGCCGCTGCTCATCCAACACGGCGACAACGATCGCCGCACCGGCTTCGTGCAAAGCGAGATGCTTCTCCGCAGCCTCAAGCAGCTCGGCCGCGACGTGGAATCGGTGCGCTACCCGCGCGCCACGCACGAGATGAGCCGCAGTGGCGAACCGAAGCAGCGGCTCGATAGCCTTGTGCGTTACGAAGAATTTTTCCGCCGCTACATCGGCGAGAATTGA
- the tdh gene encoding L-threonine 3-dehydrogenase: protein MPAKMRAIVKPTAGPGLIMTEAPVPTPGVNDVLIKIKKTSICGTDVHINKWDKWASQTIKPPLIIGHEYVGTVVDVGAGVEGFTLGQLVTGEGHIVCGHCRNCLAGRRHLCPNTKGVGVNRDGAFADYVTIPQSNVWKVPAGMDTDVVSCFDPLGNAVHTTLSFDLVGEDVLITGAGPIGCMAIAVARAAGARKIVITDVNDGRLALAQKLNPTRVVNVAKENLADVWHKELGMTEGFDVGLEMSGNPAALRQMIDNMVNGGRIALLGIMPGEVAIDWNKVVFKMLHIKGIYGREMFETWYKMTALVQGGMDITPVITHRFPVENFQEGFELMGAGKSGKIVLNWE, encoded by the coding sequence ATGCCCGCGAAAATGCGCGCCATTGTGAAGCCCACGGCCGGTCCCGGCCTGATCATGACCGAAGCCCCGGTGCCCACGCCCGGCGTCAACGACGTCCTGATCAAGATCAAGAAGACCTCCATTTGCGGCACCGACGTGCACATCAACAAATGGGACAAGTGGGCGTCTCAGACCATCAAGCCGCCGCTGATCATCGGCCACGAATACGTCGGCACCGTCGTCGATGTCGGCGCGGGCGTCGAGGGCTTCACGCTCGGCCAGCTCGTCACCGGCGAAGGCCACATCGTCTGCGGCCACTGTCGCAACTGTCTCGCCGGCCGCCGCCACCTTTGCCCGAACACGAAGGGCGTGGGCGTGAACCGCGACGGCGCGTTCGCCGACTACGTGACGATTCCCCAATCGAACGTCTGGAAGGTGCCCGCCGGGATGGACACGGACGTCGTTTCGTGCTTCGACCCGCTCGGCAACGCCGTGCACACCACGCTCTCCTTCGACCTCGTCGGCGAGGACGTGCTCATCACCGGCGCTGGCCCGATCGGTTGCATGGCCATCGCCGTCGCGCGCGCCGCCGGCGCGCGCAAGATCGTCATCACCGACGTAAACGACGGCCGCCTCGCCCTGGCGCAGAAGCTCAATCCGACTCGCGTCGTCAACGTCGCAAAGGAAAACCTCGCCGACGTCTGGCACAAGGAACTCGGCATGACCGAGGGCTTCGACGTCGGCTTGGAAATGTCCGGCAATCCTGCGGCGCTCCGCCAGATGATCGACAACATGGTCAACGGCGGCCGCATCGCGCTGCTCGGCATCATGCCCGGCGAGGTCGCGATCGATTGGAACAAGGTCGTTTTCAAGATGCTTCACATAAAGGGCATCTACGGCCGCGAAATGTTCGAGACGTGGTATAAGATGACCGCGCTCGTGCAGGGCGGCATGGACATTACGCCCGTCATCACCCACCGCTTCCC
- a CDS encoding methylated-DNA--[protein]-cysteine S-methyltransferase has product MPHTLFPTAFGTCGVAWNEHGLTGFQLPEADVEETERHLAQKAHSKAADEPRPEWLRRLIERVQAHLEGKLQDFADAPIDWSRVSDFQQAVYLHALAIKPGYKRSYGEIAKAMGLGNEAARAVGVALATNPWPLVVPCHRVVSASDKMTGFSAPGGVRTKTRLLALEGAELISE; this is encoded by the coding sequence ATGCCCCACACGCTCTTCCCCACGGCCTTCGGCACCTGCGGCGTCGCCTGGAACGAGCACGGATTGACCGGATTTCAGTTGCCCGAAGCCGACGTCGAGGAAACCGAGCGGCATCTCGCCCAAAAGGCCCACAGCAAGGCGGCCGACGAACCGCGCCCCGAGTGGCTGCGCCGTCTGATCGAGCGCGTGCAGGCGCACCTCGAGGGCAAACTCCAGGACTTCGCCGATGCGCCGATCGACTGGTCGCGCGTGAGCGATTTCCAACAGGCCGTCTACCTCCACGCGCTGGCGATCAAACCCGGATACAAGAGAAGCTACGGCGAGATCGCCAAGGCCATGGGACTCGGCAACGAAGCCGCGCGTGCCGTCGGCGTCGCCCTCGCCACGAATCCCTGGCCGCTCGTCGTGCCCTGCCACCGCGTCGTGTCGGCGAGCGACAAGATGACGGGCTTCTCCGCGCCCGGCGGCGTGCGCACCAAGACCCGCCTGCTCGCGCTCGAAGGCGCGGAGCTGATTTCCGAATGA